Proteins from a single region of Deltaproteobacteria bacterium RIFCSPHIGHO2_02_FULL_44_16:
- a CDS encoding phosphoserine phosphatase SerB, which yields MTQSKNDIVLVTVRGGDTPGITAALTKTIAASQGAKIIDIEQTVVHKKLLLSFLLQFTHDRDEKTSLLKELLFAGRELGVHVDVEAFDQKDFDDSERHQYAITCLGQEVGALPLSRVAATLAKHQVNISKIGKMSQHSLSCVELLVEVPKKLKHATLSRDLLALASEIEIDIALQPADLSRRAKRLVVMDMDSTLVESEAIDELARRTGVFKKVEAITKKAMEGKIDFRKSLFSRVELLKGLEMTEVEAAVKKMKLSRGADRLIKVLQRLGYRIGVISGGFTPFTDHLKNKLSLDYVFANVLEVKNGKLTGKLRGRIIDGAAKAAILEEIAKREGISLDQVIAIGDGANDLPMLARAGMGVAFHAKDIVRKAAHTSIGHHAGLDSLLYLLGIRERELKGII from the coding sequence ATGACCCAATCCAAAAATGACATTGTCCTCGTTACTGTTCGCGGTGGCGACACACCTGGTATTACGGCTGCGCTCACCAAAACGATTGCAGCATCGCAAGGTGCAAAGATTATCGATATCGAACAGACGGTTGTTCATAAAAAGTTACTCCTCTCTTTTCTGCTTCAGTTTACGCACGATCGTGATGAAAAGACCTCTCTTCTCAAAGAACTTTTGTTTGCTGGCCGCGAACTGGGTGTTCATGTCGATGTCGAGGCGTTTGATCAGAAAGATTTTGATGACTCCGAAAGACATCAATATGCGATCACCTGTCTTGGACAAGAGGTCGGTGCCCTCCCTCTTTCGCGTGTTGCAGCGACCCTTGCAAAACATCAGGTCAATATTTCAAAAATTGGAAAGATGTCTCAACATTCGCTGTCGTGTGTGGAGCTCTTAGTCGAAGTTCCAAAAAAGCTGAAGCATGCCACCCTCTCTCGCGATCTTCTTGCGCTCGCCTCTGAAATTGAGATCGACATTGCACTTCAACCTGCTGATCTCTCTCGTCGCGCGAAACGTTTGGTCGTGATGGATATGGATTCGACTCTTGTGGAGAGTGAAGCCATTGATGAACTCGCACGGCGCACGGGAGTGTTCAAAAAAGTTGAGGCCATTACGAAAAAAGCTATGGAGGGGAAAATCGATTTTCGAAAAAGTCTGTTCTCTCGTGTGGAACTGCTGAAAGGTTTAGAGATGACGGAAGTTGAAGCAGCAGTAAAAAAGATGAAACTCTCTCGCGGAGCGGATCGTCTGATCAAAGTCTTACAACGTTTAGGCTATCGGATTGGCGTCATCTCAGGAGGGTTCACCCCTTTTACAGATCATCTCAAAAACAAGCTTTCGCTTGACTACGTCTTTGCGAACGTTCTCGAAGTAAAAAACGGAAAGCTCACTGGAAAACTTCGAGGTCGCATTATTGATGGGGCAGCGAAAGCTGCGATACTTGAAGAGATTGCAAAAAGAGAAGGAATCAGCCTTGATCAAGTGATTGCCATTGGCGATGGAGCCAATGATCTTCCGATGCTCGCTCGCGCGGGGATGGGAGTAGCATTTCATGCCAAAGATATCGTGCGCAAAGCTGCGCATACTTCAATCGGTCACCATGCCGGGCTCGATTCGTTGCTGTATTTGTTGGGAATACGCGAAAGAGAACTGAAAGGTATCATTTAA
- a CDS encoding tRNA-specific adenosine deaminase — protein sequence MNHHIFMQLAIEKALEGIKKGQTPFGTCIVKEGKPISIAHNHVWAHTDITAHAEIEALRLACQNLKTIDLTGCSLYSTCEPCPMCFCAIHWANIKEIYFGAKLEKAKEVGFHELPISNAEMKRQGKSSMNITGNVMTEACNQLFETWLQRPDKKIY from the coding sequence ATGAATCATCATATTTTCATGCAGTTGGCGATTGAAAAAGCTCTTGAAGGAATCAAAAAGGGACAGACTCCCTTTGGAACCTGTATTGTCAAAGAAGGAAAACCGATCAGCATTGCTCACAATCATGTCTGGGCACATACAGATATTACCGCTCATGCTGAAATTGAAGCCCTTCGTCTGGCATGTCAAAATCTTAAGACCATTGATCTTACGGGATGCTCGCTCTATTCGACGTGCGAACCTTGTCCTATGTGTTTTTGCGCTATTCACTGGGCAAACATCAAAGAAATTTATTTTGGAGCAAAACTCGAAAAAGCAAAAGAGGTCGGGTTTCATGAATTGCCTATTTCAAATGCAGAAATGAAGCGACAAGGAAAGAGTTCCATGAACATCACCGGAAACGTGATGACTGAAGCGTGCAATCAACTTTTTGAAACGTGGCTCCAGAGGCCAGATAAAAAAATCTATTAA
- a CDS encoding acyl-CoA dehydrogenase produces MSYDLTEEQKLLRKTIREFAENEIAPHIPELDRTETFSVELVHKLGEMGLFGMTVDPKYGGQGADALSYIIAVEELARVDASTAATVAAENSLGIGPIVNFGTEEQKKKYLPDLMTGKKLWGFGLTEPNAGSDAGGTETTAVLEKGSWRINGSKIFITNAASEITAGVTVQAVTGKSSEEKNELSCIIVERGTKGFSAKEMHHKLVWRSSNTGELFFDNVVVSEENILGKRGDGFRQMLATLDSGRLGIAAMGLGGAQGAYELGLKYARERKQFGKTIASFQVNAFKLADCAMEIEAARTLLYRACWLKDNGKPFKKEAAMAKLYCSEVMNRVVNRAVQLHGGYGLMEEYPIARFYRDQKLLEIGEGTSEIQRLVIARSIGCFDDEK; encoded by the coding sequence ATGAGCTATGACTTAACTGAGGAACAGAAACTGCTTCGCAAAACCATTCGTGAATTTGCAGAGAATGAAATTGCTCCTCACATTCCCGAACTCGATCGCACGGAAACTTTTTCTGTCGAGCTTGTTCATAAACTTGGTGAGATGGGTCTTTTCGGAATGACGGTCGATCCCAAATACGGCGGCCAAGGGGCTGACGCCCTTTCCTACATCATTGCAGTTGAAGAACTTGCTCGTGTTGATGCTTCGACAGCAGCGACGGTGGCAGCGGAAAATTCGCTCGGCATTGGTCCTATTGTCAACTTTGGTACTGAAGAGCAGAAGAAAAAATATCTTCCTGATCTTATGACCGGAAAAAAACTGTGGGGCTTTGGGTTGACAGAACCGAATGCTGGTTCTGATGCCGGTGGCACCGAAACCACAGCGGTTCTTGAAAAAGGATCGTGGCGCATCAATGGATCTAAAATTTTTATCACGAACGCTGCAAGTGAGATTACGGCTGGTGTTACTGTCCAGGCGGTGACGGGAAAATCATCAGAAGAAAAAAATGAACTCTCCTGTATCATTGTTGAACGTGGTACGAAGGGATTTAGCGCAAAAGAGATGCATCACAAACTTGTCTGGCGTTCATCCAATACCGGCGAACTTTTCTTTGATAATGTGGTTGTTTCTGAAGAAAACATTTTGGGAAAACGGGGCGATGGATTTCGACAAATGCTTGCAACTCTTGATAGTGGGCGATTAGGCATTGCCGCGATGGGTCTTGGGGGAGCACAAGGAGCGTATGAACTTGGACTCAAATATGCTCGAGAGAGAAAGCAATTTGGAAAGACGATCGCCTCATTTCAAGTCAATGCGTTTAAGCTTGCGGATTGTGCGATGGAGATTGAAGCTGCGCGAACACTTCTTTATCGAGCCTGTTGGTTGAAAGATAATGGAAAACCATTTAAAAAAGAAGCAGCCATGGCAAAACTTTATTGTTCGGAAGTGATGAATCGAGTCGTCAATCGTGCGGTGCAACTTCATGGTGGATATGGACTCATGGAAGAATATCCAATTGCTCGCTTTTATCGCGATCAAAAATTATTGGAGATCGGCGAAGGGACAAGTGAAATTCAGCGTCTCGTCATAGCACGATCGATCGGCTGCTTTGATGATGAAAAATAA